A single window of Candidatus Poribacteria bacterium DNA harbors:
- a CDS encoding phosphodiester glycosidase family protein, with protein MMKENRPDITRLITVCALILIFILVIGALRAREHPFFRIGANSSKDREVFPDTVKRRDELQNDRWPKGFRLLRYWWTGGAAVYIAEMDRTASNLRFDVELANDQILGRETITDATRRLMEKDVLPLAGVNGSFGIREDNRGRGGMMFNLHIQNGELVSISTPLDRWGYSPPSPWGETSFGVTPDGEFLLDRVKLNGRLKIAGDTLLIDAVNQICDSSCPSVIYTPRFGRRTLTRRCYEFTLRQIELPLTGKYTSRFVVTGVNPRGNSVIPFDGIVLALEPRLARDWTDKIVKATAGTLEIALTPKTWQHVQQGIGGNLRLVRDGKVEPELIAFGESRGGSAYRHRNAASRHPRSALGFNDEKLFLIAVDGRQPGYSMGMTLYQMGTFFSELGIKHAINFDGGSSSTLWALGRVANSPAHGYERRIFNVAMIRAKK; from the coding sequence ATGATGAAAGAAAACAGACCTGACATCACGCGACTCATTACCGTCTGCGCGCTGATCCTAATTTTTATTTTGGTGATTGGAGCCTTACGCGCACGGGAACACCCGTTTTTCCGTATCGGTGCTAACAGCAGCAAAGACCGAGAGGTTTTTCCTGACACTGTTAAACGGCGCGATGAACTCCAAAACGATCGATGGCCCAAAGGGTTTCGACTGCTTCGGTATTGGTGGACGGGTGGCGCAGCGGTCTATATTGCAGAGATGGACCGCACGGCGAGTAACCTCCGATTCGATGTTGAACTTGCCAACGATCAAATCTTAGGACGTGAAACCATCACGGATGCGACAAGACGACTCATGGAGAAGGACGTGCTACCGCTCGCAGGGGTCAACGGCAGTTTCGGCATCCGAGAGGACAACCGCGGACGCGGCGGTATGATGTTCAACCTGCATATCCAAAACGGTGAACTGGTCAGTATCTCCACACCCCTGGATAGATGGGGATATTCGCCACCATCCCCGTGGGGGGAGACGAGTTTTGGCGTAACGCCTGATGGCGAGTTTCTTTTGGATAGAGTCAAACTCAACGGTAGACTCAAGATTGCAGGCGACACGCTTCTGATCGATGCGGTTAACCAAATTTGTGATTCATCGTGTCCCTCTGTAATTTATACACCTCGTTTTGGACGCAGAACTTTAACGCGTCGATGCTACGAGTTTACGCTTAGACAAATTGAACTTCCACTGACCGGAAAATACACGAGTAGATTTGTCGTCACAGGTGTAAACCCGCGCGGCAACAGTGTCATTCCGTTTGATGGGATTGTGCTTGCGCTGGAACCGCGTTTGGCGCGAGACTGGACAGATAAAATTGTCAAAGCCACAGCGGGCACATTGGAAATCGCCCTCACACCGAAAACATGGCAGCACGTTCAGCAGGGGATTGGTGGGAACTTGCGGCTTGTCCGAGATGGTAAGGTCGAGCCTGAACTCATCGCGTTTGGTGAGTCACGCGGTGGGAGTGCCTACCGGCATCGGAATGCCGCGTCCCGTCACCCGCGCAGTGCCCTCGGATTTAACGATGAAAAGTTGTTCCTCATCGCTGTCGACGGCAGGCAGCCGGGGTACAGTATGGGAATGACGCTCTATCAGATGGGAACGTTTTTCAGCGAACTCGGCATCAAACATGCCATTAACTTCGATGGGGGCAGCTCCTCAACCTTATGGGCACTCGGAAGAGTCGCAAACAGTCCCGCGCACGGCTACGAACGCCGTATTTTCAACGTTGCGATGATCCGTGCGAAAAAATAA